The following proteins are encoded in a genomic region of Glycine max cultivar Williams 82 chromosome 18, Glycine_max_v4.0, whole genome shotgun sequence:
- the LOC100795094 gene encoding LOW QUALITY PROTEIN: protein transport protein Sec61 subunit beta (The sequence of the model RefSeq protein was modified relative to this genomic sequence to represent the inferred CDS: substituted 1 base at 1 genomic stop codon), whose translation MARDSFQSQSSTSTATXPRPAGMAPRSFVTATAGMRRCHLGDKNSSTNIGIGGDSSNMQRFYTDDASGLKISPMVVLMMSLCFIDFVTALHVFGKLYHSKSGGTV comes from the coding sequence ATGGCCAGAGATTCTTTTCAGTCTCAATCCTCCACTTCAACAGCCACGTGACCAAGACCAGCAGGCATGGCTCCCCGCAGTTTCGTCACCGCCACTGCCGGCATGCGCCGCTGCCATCTCGGCGACAAAAACAGCTCTACCAACATCGGCATTGGAGGCGACAGTAGCAACATGCAGAGGTTCTACACGGATGATGCCTCGGGGCTGAAGATTTCACCGATGGTGGTGCTCATGATGAGCCTCTGCTTTATCGACTTTGTCACCGCGCTCCACGTGTTCGGCAAACTCTACCACTCCAAATCTGGTGGCACCGTTTGA
- the LOC100795627 gene encoding ABC transporter C family member 3 isoform X1 — protein sequence MEKLASLEEVLLNGGSSVNNSSDPSKTIGNENLTCYSNAGFFSILTFSWISPLLSLGNEKTLDHEDLPLLAADDSAYGAFTTFRNNLESECGSDLRRVTTLKLVKVLIFSTWKGIVLSGLLEFLCTCASFVGPYLIESLVQYFNQEHKFKNEGYMLAIAFVAAKLVECLPDRHGRFNLEQVGVRMQSMLVAMIYAKGLTLSCQSKEGYSSGEIINLMTVDAERVDELCWHMHAPWICVLKVALAMLILYKSVGVASIAAFAATVIVMLLNLPVASLQEKFQGKIMEFKDKRMKVTSEILKNMKILKLQAWEMKFLSKIFHLRKTEETLLKKFLVSSATMTCLLFNAPTFIAVVTFSACFLIGIPLESGKILSALATFEILQMPIYSLPDTISMIAQTKVSFDRITSFLSLDDLQTDVVEKLPRGSSDIAIELVNGNFSWNLSSLNTTLKNINLTVFHGMRVAVCGTVASGKSSLLSCIIGEIPKISGTLKVCGSKAYVSQSPWVESGKIEENILFGKEMDREKYEKVLEACSLTKDLEVLPFGDQTIIGEKGINLSGGQKQRVQIARALYQDADIYLFDDPFSSVDAHTGSHLFRECLLGLLKTKTVIYITHQVEFLPDADLILVMREGRITQSGKYNDILRSDTDFMELVGAHREALSSVMSSERIPTLETVNISTKDSDSLRYFELEQEEKNIDDHHDKSDDTVKPKGQLIQEEEREKGRVRFKVYWKYITTAYGGAFVPFILLSQTLTTVFQIGSNYWMTLETPISATAETGIESFTLMVVYVALAIGSSFFNLVISVLREIAGYKTATILFNKMHFCFFRAPMSFFDATPSGRILNRASTDQNTIDISISYLVWVFTFILIHLLGTIAVMSQAAWQVFIILIPITATCIWYQRYYSASARELARLVGICQAPVIQHFSETISGSTTIRCFEQESRFNDIHMKLIDRYSQPRLYSASAIEWLAFRLDILSITTFAFCLVSLISFPNSITAPGIAGLAVTYGLNLNELQYNLIWDLCNLENEFISVERILQYTSIPSEAPLTIKDNQPDHSWPSFGEVHIQDLQVRYAPHLPLILRGLTCTFAAGAKTGIVGRTGSGKSTLVLTLFRLLEPVAGQILIDSVDISLIGIHDLRSRLSIIPQDPTMFEGTVRSNLDPLEEYTDEQIWEALDMCQLGDEVRKKEGKLDSSVTENGENWSMGQRQLVCLGRVLLKKSKILVLDEATASVDTATDNIIQQTVKQHFSECTVITIAHRITSILDSDMVLFLNQGLIEEYDSPKKLLKNNSSSLAQLVAEYTRRSNCGFGT from the exons ATGGAAAAACTTGCCTCTCTTGAAGAGGTCCTTTTGAATGGTGGCTCTAGTGTAAACAACAGTTCTGATCCCAGTAAGACCATAGGAAATGAAAATTTAACTTGCTATTCAAATGCGGGATTTTTCAGCATTCTTACTTTTTCATGGATCAGTCCACTATTAAGTCTTGGCAATGAGAAGACTTTAGATCATGAGGACCTCCCACTGCTTGCCGCCGATGACAGTGCCTATGGGGCTTTTACAACTTTTAGAAACAATCTCGAGTCAGAGTGTGGTAGTGACCTTAGGAGAGTGACCACTCTTAAGCTGGTGAAAGTGTTAATCTTCTCAACATGGAAAGGGATCGTTTTATCCGGTTTGTTAGAATTCTTATGCACCTGTGCTTCTTTTGTTGGACCCTATCTTATTGAAAGCCTTGTTCAATACTTCAACCAGGAACACAAGTTTAAAAATGAAGGCTATATGTTGGCTATAGCATTTGTTGCAGCAAAGCTTGTTGAGTGTCTTCCAGATAGGCACGGCAGATTTAACTTGGAGCAGGTTGGAGTAAGGATGCAATCAATGTTGGTGGCAATGATCTATGCTAAAGGTCTGACTCTTTCCTGTCAATCAAAGGAAGGATACAGCAGTGGGGAAATCATCAACTTAATGACTGTGGATGCGGAAAGGGTCGATGAACTTTGTTGGCACATGCATGCTCCATGGATATGTGTTCTGAAAGTTGCGTTGGCCATGTTAATTCTCTACAAAAGTGTCGGGGTTGCTTCAATAGCTGCTTTTGCTGCCACTGTAATTGTGATGTTGCTAAACCTTCCTGTGGCATCATTGCAAGAAAAGTTCCAAGGTAAGATAATGGAGTTCAAAGATAAAAGAATGAAGGTGACGTCTGAGATTCTAAAGAATATGAAGATTCTAAAACTGCAAGCATGGGAGATGAAGTTCTTATCAAAGATTTTTCATCTTAGGAAGACTGAGGAGACATTGCTAAAGAAATTTCTAGTTAGCTCAGCTACTATGACATGTCTCTTGTTTAATGCCCCAACTTTTATTGCTGTTGTCACTTTCAGTGCTTGCTTTCTTATAGGCATCCCACTTGAATCAGGGAAAATCTTATCTGCACTTGCAACATTCGAAATTCTTCAAATGCCCATATACAGTCTTCCTGACACAATTTCAATGATTGCACAAACTAAGGTTTCTTTTGATAGGATTACATCATTTCTTAGTCTAGATGACTTGCAGACTGATGTAGTGGAGAAACTTCCACGGGGTAGTTCTGACATAGCAATTGAATTAGTAAATGGAAATTTCTCTTGGAATTTATCTTCCCTTAACACAACATTGAAAAACATAAATCTCACAGTTTTTCATGGTATGAGGGTTGCTGTTTGTGGTACTGTTGCATCAGGCAAATCTAGCTTACTTTCTTGTATAATAGGTGAAATACCTAAGATATCTGGGACCCTAAAGGTGTGTGGATCAAAGGCTTATGTTTCTCAATCACCATGGGTAGAAAGTGGCAAGATAGAAGAGAACATATTATTTGGCAAGGAGATGGACAGGGAAAAGTATGAGAAGGTGCTAGAAGCATGTTCCTTGACAAAAGACCTGGAGGTTCTACCATTTGGTGATCAAACCATCATTGGAGAGAAGGGAATCAATTTGAGTGGTGGACAGAAGCAAAGAGTACAAATAGCCCGTGCTCTTTACCAAGATGCtgacatttatttgtttgatgatCCCTTCAGTTCTGTGGATGCTCATACAGGATCTCATCTCTTTAGG GAGTGTCTGCTTGGCcttctaaaaacaaaaactgtGATATACATAACTCATCAAGTAGAGTTCTTACCTGATGCTGATCTAATATTG GTCATGAGAGAAGGAAGGATAACTCAATCAGGAAAATACAATGACATTCTCAGGTCAGACACTGATTTTATGGAACTTGTAGGTGCACATAGAGAAGCTTTGTCTTCAGTTATGTCCTCAGAGAGAATTCCCACACTTGAAACAGTGAATATCTCCACAAAGGACTCAGATTCATTAAGATATTTTGAACTTGagcaagaagagaaaaacatagATGATCATCATGATAAGTCAGATGACACAGTTAAGCCAAAAGGCCAACTGATTCAAGAGGAAGAACGGGAAAAGGGTAGAGTTCGGTTTAAGGTCTACTGGAAATACATCACAACAGCTTATGGAGGAGCTTTTGTACCCTTTATATTGCTCTCACAGACACTTACCACGGTTTTTCAGATTGGAAGCAACTATTGGATGACTTTAGAAACTCCTATTTCTGCAACTGCAGAAACTGGTATTGAAAGCTTTACCCTTATGGTTGTCTATGTTGCTTTGGCGATTGGAAGTTCATTTTTCAACCTTGTCATATCAGTTCTTAGAGAGATAGCTGGATACAAGACAGCCACTATACTCTTTAATAAAATGCATTTTTGCTTTTTCCGAGCACCAATGTCATTTTTTGATGCCACCCCAAGTGGGAGAATCCTTAATAGA GCTTCAacagatcaaaacacaatagaCATAAGCATTTCATATTTGGTATGGGTATTTACCTTCATTTTGATTCACCTCTTGGGAACTATTGCTGTGATGTCTCAAGCTGCATGGCAGGTGTTTATAATATTGATTCCTATCACGGCCACTTGCATATGGTACCAG CGATACTATTCTGCATCAGCACGGGAACTGGCACGATTAGTTGGCATATGCCAAGCTCCTGTTATACAACATTTTTCGGAAACAATTTCTGGATCAACAACCATAAGATGTTTTGAGCAAGAATCTAGATTTAATGACATACATATGAAACTGATAGATAGATATTCTCAACCCAGATTATACAGTGCCAGTGCAATAGAATGGTTGGCTTTCAGATTGGATATTCTATCCATTACCACATTTGCCTTCTGTTTggtttccttgatatcttttccAAATTCAATTACTGCTCCGG GCATTGCGGGATTAGCTGTGACGTATGGGCTTAATCTAAATGaactacaatataatttaatctggGATCTTTGCAATTTGGAAAATGAATTTATATCCGTAGAAAGAATACTTCAATACACCTCCATCCCAAGTGAAGCTCCTCTTACAATAAAAGACAACCAACCAGATCATTCTTGGCCATCATTTGGAGAAGTTCATATCCAGGATTTACAG GTTCGATATGCGCCTCATTTGCCTCTAATTTTACGTGGTCTTACTTGCACTTTCGCTGCTGGAGCAAAAACTGGCATTGTGGGAAGAACAGGAAGTGGAAAATCAACTCTAGTGCTAACACTTTTTCGACTTCTTGAACCTGTTGCTGGACAGATATTGATAGATAGTGTTGACATATCTTTGATTGGAATTCATGATTTGAGGTCCAGACTGAGCATTATTCCACAGGATCCAACAATGTTTGAAGGGACTGTTCGAAGCAACTTGGACCCCCTGGAAGAATACACAGATGAACAGATTTGGGAG gCTCTAGATATGTGCCAACTTGGAGATGAAGTAAGGAAGAAAGAAGGGAAACTTGACTCCTCAG TTACTGAGAATGGAGAAAATTGGAGTATGGGCCAAAGGCAATTGGTGTGCCTCGGCCGCGTTCTACTAAAGAAAAGCAAGATATTGGTGCTTGATGAAGCTACTGCCTCAGTTGATACAGCCACAGATAATATTATTCAGCAAACAGTGAAGcaacatttttcagaatgtacAGTCATTACCATTGCTCATAGAATAACTTCAATCCTGGATAGTGACATGGTTCTGTTTCTAAATCAAG GGCTCATTGAGGAATATGATTCACCAAAGAAACTACTTAAGAACAATTCTTCATCTCTTGCTCAACTAGTTGCAGAATACACAAGGAGATCAAACTGTGGTTTTGGAACTTAA
- the LOC100795627 gene encoding ABC transporter C family member 3 isoform X2 produces the protein MEKLASLEEVLLNGGSSVNNSSDPSKTIGNENLTCYSNAGFFSILTFSWISPLLSLGNEKTLDHEDLPLLAADDSAYGAFTTFRNNLESECGSDLRRVTTLKLVKVLIFSTWKGIVLSGLLEFLCTCASFVGPYLIESLVQYFNQEHKFKNEGYMLAIAFVAAKLVECLPDRHGRFNLEQVGVRMQSMLVAMIYAKGLTLSCQSKEGYSSGEIINLMTVDAERVDELCWHMHAPWICVLKVALAMLILYKSVGVASIAAFAATVIVMLLNLPVASLQEKFQGKIMEFKDKRMKVTSEILKNMKILKLQAWEMKFLSKIFHLRKTEETLLKKFLVSSATMTCLLFNAPTFIAVVTFSACFLIGIPLESGKILSALATFEILQMPIYSLPDTISMIAQTKVSFDRITSFLSLDDLQTDVVEKLPRGSSDIAIELVNGNFSWNLSSLNTTLKNINLTVFHGMRVAVCGTVASGKSSLLSCIIGEIPKISGTLKVCGSKAYVSQSPWVESGKIEENILFGKEMDREKYEKVLEACSLTKDLEVLPFGDQTIIGEKGINLSGGQKQRVQIARALYQDADIYLFDDPFSSVDAHTGSHLFRECLLGLLKTKTVIYITHQVEFLPDADLILVMREGRITQSGKYNDILRSDTDFMELVGAHREALSSVMSSERIPTLETVNISTKDSDSLRYFELEQEEKNIDDHHDKSDDTVKPKGQLIQEEEREKGRVRFKVYWKYITTAYGGAFVPFILLSQTLTTVFQIGSNYWMTLETPISATAETGIESFTLMVVYVALAIGSSFFNLVISVLREIAGYKTATILFNKMHFCFFRAPMSFFDATPSGRILNRASTDQNTIDISISYLVWVFTFILIHLLGTIAVMSQAAWQVFIILIPITATCIWYQEHVFLIDSTFKVKLILS, from the exons ATGGAAAAACTTGCCTCTCTTGAAGAGGTCCTTTTGAATGGTGGCTCTAGTGTAAACAACAGTTCTGATCCCAGTAAGACCATAGGAAATGAAAATTTAACTTGCTATTCAAATGCGGGATTTTTCAGCATTCTTACTTTTTCATGGATCAGTCCACTATTAAGTCTTGGCAATGAGAAGACTTTAGATCATGAGGACCTCCCACTGCTTGCCGCCGATGACAGTGCCTATGGGGCTTTTACAACTTTTAGAAACAATCTCGAGTCAGAGTGTGGTAGTGACCTTAGGAGAGTGACCACTCTTAAGCTGGTGAAAGTGTTAATCTTCTCAACATGGAAAGGGATCGTTTTATCCGGTTTGTTAGAATTCTTATGCACCTGTGCTTCTTTTGTTGGACCCTATCTTATTGAAAGCCTTGTTCAATACTTCAACCAGGAACACAAGTTTAAAAATGAAGGCTATATGTTGGCTATAGCATTTGTTGCAGCAAAGCTTGTTGAGTGTCTTCCAGATAGGCACGGCAGATTTAACTTGGAGCAGGTTGGAGTAAGGATGCAATCAATGTTGGTGGCAATGATCTATGCTAAAGGTCTGACTCTTTCCTGTCAATCAAAGGAAGGATACAGCAGTGGGGAAATCATCAACTTAATGACTGTGGATGCGGAAAGGGTCGATGAACTTTGTTGGCACATGCATGCTCCATGGATATGTGTTCTGAAAGTTGCGTTGGCCATGTTAATTCTCTACAAAAGTGTCGGGGTTGCTTCAATAGCTGCTTTTGCTGCCACTGTAATTGTGATGTTGCTAAACCTTCCTGTGGCATCATTGCAAGAAAAGTTCCAAGGTAAGATAATGGAGTTCAAAGATAAAAGAATGAAGGTGACGTCTGAGATTCTAAAGAATATGAAGATTCTAAAACTGCAAGCATGGGAGATGAAGTTCTTATCAAAGATTTTTCATCTTAGGAAGACTGAGGAGACATTGCTAAAGAAATTTCTAGTTAGCTCAGCTACTATGACATGTCTCTTGTTTAATGCCCCAACTTTTATTGCTGTTGTCACTTTCAGTGCTTGCTTTCTTATAGGCATCCCACTTGAATCAGGGAAAATCTTATCTGCACTTGCAACATTCGAAATTCTTCAAATGCCCATATACAGTCTTCCTGACACAATTTCAATGATTGCACAAACTAAGGTTTCTTTTGATAGGATTACATCATTTCTTAGTCTAGATGACTTGCAGACTGATGTAGTGGAGAAACTTCCACGGGGTAGTTCTGACATAGCAATTGAATTAGTAAATGGAAATTTCTCTTGGAATTTATCTTCCCTTAACACAACATTGAAAAACATAAATCTCACAGTTTTTCATGGTATGAGGGTTGCTGTTTGTGGTACTGTTGCATCAGGCAAATCTAGCTTACTTTCTTGTATAATAGGTGAAATACCTAAGATATCTGGGACCCTAAAGGTGTGTGGATCAAAGGCTTATGTTTCTCAATCACCATGGGTAGAAAGTGGCAAGATAGAAGAGAACATATTATTTGGCAAGGAGATGGACAGGGAAAAGTATGAGAAGGTGCTAGAAGCATGTTCCTTGACAAAAGACCTGGAGGTTCTACCATTTGGTGATCAAACCATCATTGGAGAGAAGGGAATCAATTTGAGTGGTGGACAGAAGCAAAGAGTACAAATAGCCCGTGCTCTTTACCAAGATGCtgacatttatttgtttgatgatCCCTTCAGTTCTGTGGATGCTCATACAGGATCTCATCTCTTTAGG GAGTGTCTGCTTGGCcttctaaaaacaaaaactgtGATATACATAACTCATCAAGTAGAGTTCTTACCTGATGCTGATCTAATATTG GTCATGAGAGAAGGAAGGATAACTCAATCAGGAAAATACAATGACATTCTCAGGTCAGACACTGATTTTATGGAACTTGTAGGTGCACATAGAGAAGCTTTGTCTTCAGTTATGTCCTCAGAGAGAATTCCCACACTTGAAACAGTGAATATCTCCACAAAGGACTCAGATTCATTAAGATATTTTGAACTTGagcaagaagagaaaaacatagATGATCATCATGATAAGTCAGATGACACAGTTAAGCCAAAAGGCCAACTGATTCAAGAGGAAGAACGGGAAAAGGGTAGAGTTCGGTTTAAGGTCTACTGGAAATACATCACAACAGCTTATGGAGGAGCTTTTGTACCCTTTATATTGCTCTCACAGACACTTACCACGGTTTTTCAGATTGGAAGCAACTATTGGATGACTTTAGAAACTCCTATTTCTGCAACTGCAGAAACTGGTATTGAAAGCTTTACCCTTATGGTTGTCTATGTTGCTTTGGCGATTGGAAGTTCATTTTTCAACCTTGTCATATCAGTTCTTAGAGAGATAGCTGGATACAAGACAGCCACTATACTCTTTAATAAAATGCATTTTTGCTTTTTCCGAGCACCAATGTCATTTTTTGATGCCACCCCAAGTGGGAGAATCCTTAATAGA GCTTCAacagatcaaaacacaatagaCATAAGCATTTCATATTTGGTATGGGTATTTACCTTCATTTTGATTCACCTCTTGGGAACTATTGCTGTGATGTCTCAAGCTGCATGGCAGGTGTTTATAATATTGATTCCTATCACGGCCACTTGCATATGGTACCAG GAACATGTTTTCCTCATTGATTCAACATTTAaagtgaaattgattttatcatAA